The stretch of DNA AATGTTGCCTTGGTAGGAAGAAACCTTGCTTACTTTGGAAAAGATACCAAAAAGATTGGTTTTGACCCTTCTGAAGCAGAAAGCAATGGTTGGTTTGAAGGTGGACAATTACCACAAACGCGAGCCTTTGGATTCAACATTTCGCTAGGTTTCTAATTTATTAATGCAAAAGAATTTTCACCATGAAAAATATAAGATATTATTCACTCATTGCTGTCATGCTCATGGCTGGGGCATGCGCAGATTTCGGAGATATTAACATTGATCCTAATAACCCTTCTAATGTTAGCACAAGTGCTTTGTTAACTTCTGCCTTGCGGAGCATACCCAGTGTCGTGTCGAATACACAGCCTGGGGAATACGTTCAGCTCTATTCACAAAAGCAGTATACCAGTAGTTCGAACTATCAGACCATCAATTTTAGTTATGATGGATTCTATTCTGGACCATTGACTGACCTACAGGAAATTATCCGACTAAACAATGACCCTGCGTTGGCTCCCAATCAAATCAAAAATGGTGCTAACAAGGATCAAATTGCTGTAGCTCAAATCCTACAAAGCTACTATTTCCTGTATATTACCGATAGCTGGGGCCCCATCCCCTATTCTGAGGCTTTAAAGGGTAAAGAAAATTTCAAACCCGCTTTTGACGACCAGCAAGTCGTTTATAATGGGTTATTCCAAACCTTAACCGAAGCTTCCAATACCCTAAATGGTGCTTCTGGATCGGTTTCTGGTGACGTTTTGTTTGGCGGCGACCTCAATCAATGGCGATTATTTGCCAATTCTCTTAGAATGGTCATGGCTTTGCGGCTTTCGGATGCTGATGCCACAAAAGGTAAAAGTGAATTCGCTGCCGCAATGAGTGCTGGTGTGTTGACCAGTAATGCACAAAATGTGATATTCACACACCTTTCAGATGAGAATAATGACAACTTCTGGGAAGATCGTTTTGAAACCCGCCGGGACTGGACTGTGGCCAAGCCTTTAGTGGATTATCTAAATGAGACCAGCGATCCCCGGGTGACAGTCTATGCAGATCCTGCGCTTAGTACTGGCACTTATGTAGGTATGCCTTACGGCCTTACCGAGGCTGAAGCAGGTAGCATCCCAAGTAACGATGTCTCCTTTTTCGGATCCTCTTTACGTCAGAAAACTTCCCCTACTTATGTTCTCACTTATTCCCAAATACTCTTCTGTATGTCAGAGGCTGCTCATTTGGGCTGGATAACTGGCGGTGCTGCTGCGGCCGAACAATTTTACCAAGATGCAATCAAAGCCTCCTGGGAGCAATGGGGCGTTTTTGACCAAGCTGCTTATGACACTTTTATTGCTCAAGATGCCATAAAATGGGTCGGAGGAGAGGAAATCAAACGCATCCACCTGCAAAAATGGGTTTCCCTTTTCACGAATGGTCAGGAAGCCTGGTCGGAGTGGAGAAGATCGGATTTTCCAGTTTTGACTCCTTCTCCTAATCCTATTAATCCAGTGTCTACCGGCATTCCGGTACGTAATGGGTACCCTACAACAGAACCTACTTTGAATGGTGCTAACTACGATGCTGTTCTTGCAAAAATAGGTAAGGACAATATTGACGTTCGCGTTTGGTGGGATACTAAGTAGTTTGACGGAAATAAAAAGACGAGGCAGATGTCGGTGAAAAACACCGACATCTGTCGGTGTTTTTTCAGGCGAAGCAGCTGTCGGTGTTTTTCACCGACATTTCTCCCGCTCGTGAACCTGTCACACCCTAGCCGCTGGTTTTCGAGCTCCAGCTCGTGAACCTGTCACTTCCATGACTGCCTGTAGCTCCAGCTATATCGCCGCGCTTCCAGTGGCAATCCCTGCCTGCCGAAGGCAGGAAAATTAAAATGAAAATCAAAATGGCAATTTCAATGCCTCCTGTGTCACCGCGCCGCCACACCTCCACAAAAAACCTCCAATACCTCTCAACCTCCACTACCTCCCCGTCCAAAAAAACCTCAAGCCACCCCTCCAATACCTCTTTCCCTCCAATAATTCCGCGTCCAAAAAAAAAACGCCGCTACGGGCTTTTTACACCTTTTCTACCGAGGGTCAATCCCGATGGGATTGGGTGGGCTGGGGGGATTTCAATGGCAATTTCAATGGCAATGACAATTTCAATGGCAATGGCTGGGGCTTGGCCCACCCCTCCAATAAAGTCTCGACACATCTTATATGATCTTATATTCCTTATATGGTTCAAAGCTAGGCCCAAGCCACCCCTCCACTACCTCTTTCCCCCCAATATCTCCACGTCCCCCAAAAAAAACCTCAAGCCACCCCCCACCTATCCTTTAACATCCTTCCAAACAACCCCTCGTAAGCATCCAATATTTTTTCCCAATGGTATTTATGTTGAATTTTTTCTGCATTTGCTACTATCCATTGAAAAGGGAAAGCGATTTGTTCCCAATTGCTTAAGTGGGCTGAAATAGCTTTATCTCCCTCAAAATAAAGTGCTTCAGTGCCCAGCACAGCTCGGTTAAAGGGGTTGTCATGGGCGCAAATGGGTACCTGACAAGCCATGGCCTCTA from Saprospiraceae bacterium encodes:
- a CDS encoding SusD/RagB family nutrient-binding outer membrane lipoprotein, yielding MKNIRYYSLIAVMLMAGACADFGDINIDPNNPSNVSTSALLTSALRSIPSVVSNTQPGEYVQLYSQKQYTSSSNYQTINFSYDGFYSGPLTDLQEIIRLNNDPALAPNQIKNGANKDQIAVAQILQSYYFLYITDSWGPIPYSEALKGKENFKPAFDDQQVVYNGLFQTLTEASNTLNGASGSVSGDVLFGGDLNQWRLFANSLRMVMALRLSDADATKGKSEFAAAMSAGVLTSNAQNVIFTHLSDENNDNFWEDRFETRRDWTVAKPLVDYLNETSDPRVTVYADPALSTGTYVGMPYGLTEAEAGSIPSNDVSFFGSSLRQKTSPTYVLTYSQILFCMSEAAHLGWITGGAAAAEQFYQDAIKASWEQWGVFDQAAYDTFIAQDAIKWVGGEEIKRIHLQKWVSLFTNGQEAWSEWRRSDFPVLTPSPNPINPVSTGIPVRNGYPTTEPTLNGANYDAVLAKIGKDNIDVRVWWDTK